The stretch of DNA CGGGAAGCTGACCTCTATGATCCACGACGGGAGAGTGTCCCTGTTGGGACTATTCAAGAGCACTGAGACAAAAGTGGACGAGTTGAGCAAGCAGTACACGAGGGAGGAGCAGGCTGTTGCGCAGAGGGTGAAGTCCGCGTACAGGGATCCACCGGGTACTCTCGTTCCTGGGGTTTCCTACGCGGTGCTAGCAATGATGGCCGGTTCTATAGTCACCAAACGGTACTCTTGGCCACTGCGGGTTTTCGTCCCATTTGGTGCTGGTCTTGTAGCCCTGGATTACAGCTTGCCCCTGACTATGGGTGCTCTACGGGACAGGGTCTACAACTGGGAGCAAGCCAGTTTCCCAGTGCTGACGAAGAAACAAGACGAGATTGCCATGGAGCTGAGAGAGGGATGGAAGGACTGTAAAGACTTCTGGGGCAAAATCCAGGAAAAGATTGGTAAGTGAGGGTGTAGTGGCATTGCGAACGGAGATGGCCCCCCTCCCCCCGCCCTGTAGATATGTATGTAAAGATGTTGACGATGTGGGTTTTACTTAAATAAGAACAAGTTAAAGTTTGAAACGTTGTAATCGTGCAATGTAATGTTTTATTGAGTGATGGGACCAGGCTGACTTAGTGGCAGTAACATAATAATATAATAGTAGTATAAAAGTATTAACAGTAGTGGTGGTACGAGTAGCGATAGGTAATAAATAGTGAACGGCTACTGCTGCCAGTCCGATGAGCCGTTATAAGATATGAGTCGTCAGTGTTTATTTTGCGGTTTACTTCTTCAAGCCGACGTCGACGGTGGACATCTTTGGACCGAAAGGTTCGTAGTGGATCGTGTCGTCCTTGTGTTCCAAAgtcttcaagttttcgaTCATGGACGACATGAACTCTAGGGACCCGCAGATGTAGACGTCCGCGTGGCTTGGGACGTTGGTCTTCAAGAACGTTGGGTTGATGCGCTCGCTGACGTTTGTATGTGTGTAGAAGACCTTGGGGTTCTTGGCCTTTGCTAGCAGAGCGGCCACTTGTTTGGGGAAAGCCTGGTGTTCCTCTGAGTGCGAGGATTGGATCCAGTAGATTGGTCTTTCAGGGTTAGCGTTGATCTGGGTCTCTAGCATGGCTAGCAGTGGGGTGACACCGACACCGGAGGATAGTAGCACCAATGGGATCTCGTTCTGCTTCAACAGCTTCTCGTCCAATGCGAAGTCACCAGCTGGGGCACTCAACTTGATTTGGTCGCCCACTTGGACTTCGTTGTGCAAGAACTCGGAGACAAGACCTGGAGGGTTGTTGACGGAGGTCTCTAGCTTGCAGGCAAACTTGATACCCTTGTCAGTGTTGACAGAGCAGATGGAGTAGTGACGTAGAGCATCGTACTGGTTGTTGTCTCTAGTTGGGTGCGTGTTGACCGTGATGTACTGGCCGGCGACGATGGGCACTTTGCTCAGGTCGACACCGGACCCGTCGACTGGGGCAGCGGTGAACTCATAGATATCCTTAGCGACCAATTCTTTGGCCACGACGGTGAATGGTTTCCAATCTGGCCACGCTTCAGCGTCGTACATTTCCTTTTCGACCTGGATGAAAACGTCAGCGATGGCGCCGTAGGCCTCCCCCCAAGCGGAGATGATCTCTGGAGTAGCAGCGTCCCCCAAAGTCTTCTTGATAGCCTTTAGGAGGTACTCACCGACGATTGGGTAGTGTTCTGGCTTGATCTGTAGGGCACGGTGCTTGAAACCGATCTGTCTCACGTGACCGAGCAGAGGAGTCAAGTCGTCGATGTTCTTAGCGGCGGCCAAGACGGTGGTAGCCAGAGCGGTTGGTTGGGCGCCCTTCTTCTGGTTGgtcttgttgaagatgtttAGCAGTTCAGTGTGCTCAGTCAACATCATCCCGTAGAAACATCTGGTGATCTCAGCACCACGTTCCTCCAAAGCTGGGATGGTGGCCTTGACCAAGTCACGAGTAGCTTGTGATAGCATATTTTGTTGTGTGGTGTGCGGTGTGTGTATGTGATAAACCTTTTGGTTACTGTGATACTCTACAGTCCAAGATACAAGAGAGAACCTGAACTGGAACGACGATGAGATGCAATAATGCTCGATTATCGCCCTGCTTATATACACAACATTTCCTCGAGCATCTTCCCAGCTCAACCAGTTCCGCACTGTCTGTACGAGACACCGTCCCcagaaaagaaatcaaCAGCATCAACAACCCCAcccactactactactacaacCCCACGCCAGCTTGATGCATTGTCGACGATCATTTCCGAGGGTTGCCTCACGCCTCGAGCCTCGTAACTTCCTCCGTTTGCAGGCAAACCGGCGTCCCGATTAGTTAACACCCCTCAGATCTCGAAGGCCCCGCCGATATCTCCGTGCACGGTGTTACCAGCCCCGGAGTTAGCGGGAGCAGGATTTCCTCCGTCTCCGTCTGCGCCGCGGAAGAGGGGTCCCGGGGCCGCTGCGGGCGGTTCTGGGGCGTGCGGCTGTAGCTCGTATACGTGCGGGAGCGCGCtctgcggcggtttctgtgGGCGGGTATGTGTGGGGCACGGGGACGGCAGGTACATGATTAGTAATTACTTAATTAATAAGCACCGGCTCGTATAGCGCCAAAACGTCAGTACGTCAGCGGATTATGTACTCGCTCGAGAGCGTGTTGCACTGGAGGTCGAAGATGGATTGCACGCACCAGTTCCACTCGACGACGAGCGCGGTGGCCGCTGCGTGGCCAGTGAGTTGCTGGAACCGTCGGGCCTGCGAGGGTCTTGTAGCGACGAGCACGTAGTCTGGTGCTGCGGCCTCGGTGGTGCCCCCGGCCTCGTTCTTGAGGATGTCGCCCTCTTGGAACTTGCGCGGGAGCGTGCGGGTCTCTTGGATCCCGTGCGCGCGTAGTATGCCCGCGACGACCGTGGACCCGCCCGCGATGTCGTGGGCGAGGTTGACGCGGTGGATGCCCGCTCGTGGGAACACTCTTGCCGGCAGCGCACTCAGAGCCATCACAGAGGGGTCCACCTCTGGGATCCGGTACTGAGGGTCACCGGCATCCGGGTACTCATCGATGGGGGGCTTCTCGTTTAGCGCGAGCAAGTCCTCAACAAACTGCGGCACGAGAGCGTACTGCAACGGGTGGAAACTCAGGCTTGTCAGGAACTTGACCGTTCTCAACCGTTTTGGCGCTATTATGCAGTTCAATTGGCGGTGGGGTGTCGCCGTCGCGACGTCATCGTGGAGGGACACGCCGAGTTCCCCTAGCCGCTGCTTCTCTTCGGCGGTTAACCGCTCGAGGCAGTTAGTGGTCACAGCCTCGATCTGGTACGGCCGATGGGAATCTCGGTTGTCTATCGGTTTTTCGTGGGGGGCCCCACACCCCTCTTCCGTTTGGGATCGCTGCTGGACTGGGGACTCGCCGATACGTTTCTCAGGTCTCGTACAGTGCATCGTTCCCTGCGTCGACTCTGTATCCTCTATTTGAAGCTTGATGTGGTTCGCCGATACATTCCCGCCAGGTTTAGTAATCGAGTCGTCGTCACCTTCAGACCCACTCGGGCTGCTCGTCACTACATCACGGTGATGCTCAGATGCTGTTTGGAAATTGTCATCCGCCCTCCCATCGGATTGCGTAAGATCAATCTGCGTCTCAGGGGTACCCCCCGATGCGTCCTCTTGTGACACACTGTTCTGCACGGCACCGATCTGGCCGAGCATGTTACCGCCCTCAGAGACACGTACAGGTATCTCCGCGTACCTCGACCCAGCGGTATCGACTGCCTCCCCCAGTCGCAGACAGTCCTCCAGCCACAGGTAGTTCACTACACTGCACCGGTCCCTCAACTGCGTCGTCGCAGCGGTGTACTTCCTCCCAGAACGCGACCGCGTGACAAGGATCTCGTTCGCACGCGTCAACTCCGGTGTAGGGATAATTCCAAGCATACGGCACACA from Huiozyma naganishii CBS 8797 chromosome 1, complete genome encodes:
- the MIC26 gene encoding Mic26p (similar to Saccharomyces cerevisiae YGR235C; ancestral locus Anc_5.92), producing MGVSGKLTSMIHDGRVSLLGLFKSTETKVDELSKQYTREEQAVAQRVKSAYRDPPGTLVPGVSYAVLAMMAGSIVTKRYSWPLRVFVPFGAGLVALDYSLPLTMGALRDRVYNWEQASFPVLTKKQDEIAMELREGWKDCKDFWGKIQEKIGK
- the YHB1 gene encoding flavohemoglobin (similar to Saccharomyces cerevisiae YHB1 (YGR234W); ancestral locus Anc_5.93); this translates as MLSQATRDLVKATIPALEERGAEITRCFYGMMLTEHTELLNIFNKTNQKKGAQPTALATTVLAAAKNIDDLTPLLGHVRQIGFKHRALQIKPEHYPIVGEYLLKAIKKTLGDAATPEIISAWGEAYGAIADVFIQVEKEMYDAEAWPDWKPFTVVAKELVAKDIYEFTAAPVDGSGVDLSKVPIVAGQYITVNTHPTRDNNQYDALRHYSICSVNTDKGIKFACKLETSVNNPPGLVSEFLHNEVQVGDQIKLSAPAGDFALDEKLLKQNEIPLVLLSSGVGVTPLLAMLETQINANPERPIYWIQSSHSEEHQAFPKQVAALLAKAKNPKVFYTHTNVSERINPTFLKTNVPSHADVYICGSLEFMSSMIENLKTLEHKDDTIHYEPFGPKMSTVDVGLKK
- the KNAG0A01550 gene encoding uncharacterized protein (similar to Saccharomyces cerevisiae RTT107 (YHR154W); ancestral locus Anc_5.94); translation: MPSDLFQGLNVLVVGPQNDETLGFEKMLKNNGCDSVPLYNTDTGEELTDKSAIISYFKLEETDIHFIVSNTCDFSFYKVMAFDLYIPVVKSSWIIHCIAKNKIVQPETHSPNGTHHLKNTQIYLSPFSFTEGEIAFYSQMIVSLGGSINQILSTRTTHVIANQHEDLAISAVEVFPGTAAAKIKFVYVTWLVECFMSCSDVGTAEHTITEKSTDKPAWERVESLQLSRGQSKFLTGYTFVLDQQMGGQICGILSRIVAGLGGSTNSDPIISQVRSFHLGGLTVTNGDGHNTWYWLFEMIQLDSFVPSVGKLVYRSPPGAVFESRRMSASYSNFYALQRHYVRTVCRMLGIIPTPELTRANEILVTRSRSGRKYTAATTQLRDRCSVVNYLWLEDCLRLGEAVDTAGSRYAEIPVRVSEGGNMLGQIGAVQNSVSQEDASGGTPETQIDLTQSDGRADDNFQTASEHHRDVVTSSPSGSEGDDDSITKPGGNVSANHIKLQIEDTESTQGTMHCTRPEKRIGESPVQQRSQTEEGCGAPHEKPIDNRDSHRPYQIEAVTTNCLERLTAEEKQRLGELGVSLHDDVATATPHRQLNCIIAPKRLRTVKFLTSLSFHPLQYALVPQFVEDLLALNEKPPIDEYPDAGDPQYRIPEVDPSVMALSALPARVFPRAGIHRVNLAHDIAGGSTVVAGILRAHGIQETRTLPRKFQEGDILKNEAGGTTEAAAPDYVLVATRPSQARRFQQLTGHAAATALVVEWNWCVQSIFDLQCNTLSSEYIIR